Within the Natranaeroarchaeum sulfidigenes genome, the region CGGACCTGATCGAGCAGTTCGTGCCGATGGCCGTCGACGAGGCGGGCGGCTTCGCGGGCTTTCGGGAGACGGCGACCAAGACCAACTCGCTGGTGGATCGGCTGCGGAAGCTGACCCTGCCGCGGGTGGTGGACGTGGAGGCCGGGCTGGAGAGTTACATCGAGACGAAAGCGCGCGCCGAGGAGCTGGAAGAGAAGATCGAGCGGACCGACGAGCTGATCGACGAGATCGTCTACGAGCTGTACGGGCTCACCGAGGACGAGATCGAGATTGTAGAGGAGGCTGTTGGGGAGTAGTCCGCGAACAGAGAGTGGGTAGCCGAGCGGGACACCGGCAACCAGAAAGCCCCCGCGGCGCTCGGGTCGGGCTCAGTTGGTCACACTACAGCCAGAAAGCCCCCGCGGCGCTCGGGTCGGACTCAGTTGGTCACACTACAGCCAGAAAGCCCCCGCGGCGCTCGGGTCGTCTGCAGCCGTGCGCTCCTCACATACGTTGCGGTGCTACTGGCTGCGGACTCCCCGACCGCCACGGCCCCTTTCGATCCCTCCCACCGCAGCCACACCCTCCCCAGCCGATTCCTCGCTCGCAGGGCTCGCTCGTCTTCCCTCGCACGGCGCTGGCTCGTCATAGACGACTCGCCAGCGCGCGCCGGGGGTTTCACCCATAACACTCATTACATTCCTCACAGTAGTTTCAGCCATGTCAATCGATCGGGACACGTTCGAGCGGTCGAGCGAGGAGGAGCTGTCCGAGCTCTCGGCGACCGATCAGGTGCTGGGGTTCCTCGCGGCAAACGATGCGACTGCGTTCAGGGCAAGTGAAATCGCTCGACGGATCGATATCGATCAGGGGGCCGTGAGCACAGCACTGTCGAGGCTGAAGAACCGATCGCTCGTCGAACACAAGGGTCCCTACTGGGCGATCACGGAGGACGACAGGCGACTGTCGAACTACGATGGCTACGCCCGCGCAACCGAGCTGTTTAATGACCAACTGGGTACGGAGGACCCGGACGAGTGGAAAGACCACGCACCTGACCGGCCACATCCCAGTGAACAACAGTGAGCGATACTGGGAAGCCGATCTACGAACCCGGCGATATTGTTTTTGGAGCCGACCCGTTCAGGGGCGACGAATCAGCCCGCCCCTGGCTCGTGCTCTCGAATCATGACGGGCGGCCATTTCATGGCGACCAGTATATTGTCGTCACCTTGACCACCAGGACGTGGATGGACGGTCTCATCACGATCGATGACTCCGATTGGGTTCGTGGGGGAACACCCTCGAAGAGTCGGATCGTTCCATGGGGAGTACAGTCGATCAGTAGTGCGGAGATCGATTACTGACAAGGTACGATCGAGCGCTCTCTGGTCGCCGACGCGATAGAGGCGCTGGTCACGGAGTTACAGGCTGGCACGTGACCAGAACGGCACAGCCGATGCCGTCCACAAGAACAAAGACAGCGGGGTGAGACGGTGTATGTAGATGACCATGAGACAGCAGACAGTTTGCCAGAGCTGGAGGACCGAACGATGACGATCGGCGTCTGTTACTT harbors:
- a CDS encoding MarR family transcriptional regulator; amino-acid sequence: MSIDRDTFERSSEEELSELSATDQVLGFLAANDATAFRASEIARRIDIDQGAVSTALSRLKNRSLVEHKGPYWAITEDDRRLSNYDGYARATELFNDQLGTEDPDEWKDHAPDRPHPSEQQ